Proteins encoded together in one Ipomoea triloba cultivar NCNSP0323 chromosome 4, ASM357664v1 window:
- the LOC116014739 gene encoding GEM-like protein 4 translates to MKQNQIKSRTTGENLQIPINYWAVLLNQSSTKWALLPDSAATQHHLYPSSKPSKVRNGAVRLRPKITDILKGKLILGAKLLQAGGIQKVFKKNFRTVRDDGEKLLKASQCYLSTTSGPMPGLLFVSTHKLAFLSDRSIKIPSSTGKSMRMHYKVSIPIAKIKRANEVII, encoded by the coding sequence ATGAAGCAAAACCAGATCAAATCAAGAACTACAGGAGAGAACCTGCAGATTCCCATAAACTACTGGGCAGTTTTATTGAATCAGAGCTCAACAAAATGGGCACTTCTTCCTGATTCTGCTGCCACCCAACACCATCTGTATCCCTCTTCAAAACCATCAAAAGTAAGAAATGGTGCGGTGAGATTAAGACCCAAGATAACAGACATTCTGAAGGGAAAGCTCATCCTAGGGGCTAAACTTCTCCAAGCAGGTGGCATTCAAAAGGTGTTCAAGAAAAACTTCAGGACTGTTAGAGACGACGGCGAAAAGCTGTTGAAGGCATCTCAATGTTATTTATCAACAACATCTGGTCCAATGCCTGGCCTACTCTTTGTTTCTACTCATAAACTTGCCTTCCTTAGTGATAGGTCAATCAAAATCCCTTCTTCAACTGGAAAGTCCATGAGAATGCATTATAAGGTATCAATCCCAATTGCGAAAATTAAGAGAGCAAATGAAGTGATAATTTGA
- the LOC116016037 gene encoding GEM-like protein 4, giving the protein MKQNQIKSRTTGENLQIPINYWAVLLNQSSTKWALPDSAATQRHLYPSSKPSKVRNGAVRLRPKITDILKGKLILGAKLLQAGGIQKVFKKNFGTVRDGEKLLKASQCYLSTTSGPMPGLLFVSTHKLAFLSDRSIKIPSSTGKSMRMHYKVSIPIAKIKRANESDNLKNPSEKYIQVVTEDHFEFWFMWFLHHQTTLKYLQDAISQAQYP; this is encoded by the coding sequence ATGAAACAAAACCAGATCAAATCAAGAACTACAGGAGAGAACCTGCAGATTCCCATAAACTACTGGGCAGTTTTATTGAATCAGAGCTCAACAAAATGGGCACTTCCTGATTCTGCTGCCACCCAACGCCATCTGTATCCCTCTTCAAAACCATCAAAAGTAAGAAATGGTGCGGTGAGATTAAGACCCAAGATAACAGACATTCTGAAGGGCAAGCTCATCCTAGGGGCTAAACTTCTCCAAGCAGGTGGCATTCAAAAGGTGTTCAAGAAGAACTTCGGTACTGTTAGAGATGGCGAAAAGCTGTTGAAGGCATCTCAATGTTATTTATCAACAACATCTGGTCCAATGCCTGGCCTACTCTTTGTTTCTACTCATAAACTTGCCTTTCTTAGTGATAGATCAATCAAAATCCCTTCTTCAACTGGAAAGTCCATGAGAATGCATTATAAGGTATCAATCCCAATTGCCAAAATTAAGAGAGCAAATGAAAGTGATAATTTGAAGAATCCATCAGAGAAGTACATACAAGTAGTCACAGAAGATCATTTTGAGTTCTGGTTCATGTGGTTCCTACATCATCAAACAACCTTGAAATATCTCCAAGATGCAATTTCTCAAGCTCAGTATccttag
- the LOC116016038 gene encoding uncharacterized protein LOC116016038 — protein MLVELLRDENYGKWVNDMPDALFAKNKMSFVDGTLIMPTLDSPYLQPWMRCNAMVKGWLKSAMDKDIRGSVRFDVTVRDIWHDLEERFGKESAPRAFEIRRAVTLLRQDKDTVSTYYTKLKSLWDEMNCTAPLPMCNYQGCKCNLTKKYAELREKEQLYDFLMGLDEEFNTVKSQFLVRDPYQALVLLITWSLKMNNSDLFPPRLNMEQR, from the coding sequence ATGTTAGTAGAGTTATTACGAGATGAAAATTATGGTAAATGGGTGAATGATATGCCTGATGCATtatttgcaaaaaataaaatgagtttTGTGGATGGAACTCTTATTATGCCAACACTAGATTCACCATATCTTCAGCCATGGATGCGGTGCAATGCAATGGTAAAAGGTTGGCTTAAAAGTGCTATGGACAAGGATATTCGTGGTAGTGTTAGATTTGATGTTACTGTTAGGGATATATGGCATGATCTAGAAGAGAGGTTTGGCAAAGAAAGTGCGCCAAGGGCCTTCGAAATTAGACGGGCAGTAACACTTCTCCGCCAAGATAAAGATACTGTTTCAACCTATTATACAAAGCTTAAAAGCTTGTGGGATGAGATGAATTGCACAGCACCCTTGCCCATGTGTAACTATCAAGGTTGCAAGTGTAACTTAACAAAGAAATACGCAGAGTTGCGTGAAAAGGAGCAACTTTATGATTTTCTTATGGGTCTGGATGAAGAGTTTAATACAGTGAAGAGTCAATTCTTGGTACGAGACCCATATCAAGCCTTGGTGTTGCTTATCACATGGTCTCTGAAGATGAACAACAGCGACTTGTTTCCTCCACGGCTAAACATGGAACAGAGATGA